One segment of Ketobacter sp. MCCC 1A13808 DNA contains the following:
- the pqqC gene encoding pyrroloquinoline-quinone synthase PqqC → MNTPLTKQQFEQALRAKGRLYHIYHPFQVRMNQGLCTQQEIQGWVANRYYYQVNIPLKDAAILANCTDRDVRREWVQRILDHDGADGEEGGIEAWLRLGEAVGMSREDIVSQQRVLPGVRFACDAYVNFARRASWQEAACSSLTELFAPEIHRSRLDNWPQHYRWIEPQGYQYFQSRLSQARRDVEHGLRITLDYFETREAQNHALSILQFKLDVLWSMLDAMHMAYVHQQPPFHSCPLDVSH, encoded by the coding sequence ATGAACACGCCTTTAACCAAGCAGCAGTTCGAACAGGCCTTGAGAGCAAAAGGTCGCCTGTACCATATTTACCATCCGTTTCAAGTGCGGATGAATCAGGGGTTGTGTACGCAGCAGGAGATTCAAGGCTGGGTTGCCAATCGTTATTACTATCAGGTTAATATTCCCCTAAAGGATGCGGCAATACTGGCGAATTGTACTGACCGGGACGTGCGCAGAGAGTGGGTTCAGCGCATCCTGGATCACGATGGTGCCGACGGAGAAGAGGGTGGTATCGAAGCCTGGTTACGATTGGGCGAAGCGGTTGGAATGTCCCGTGAAGACATCGTTTCCCAGCAACGTGTATTGCCCGGCGTTCGCTTTGCCTGCGATGCCTATGTTAACTTTGCTCGCCGTGCCAGCTGGCAGGAGGCCGCTTGCTCTTCGTTGACGGAGTTGTTTGCACCGGAAATTCACCGCAGCCGATTGGATAACTGGCCGCAGCATTACCGCTGGATTGAGCCGCAGGGCTATCAGTATTTCCAATCCCGTTTGTCTCAGGCACGCCGGGATGTGGAGCACGGTCTCCGTATCACCTTGGATTATTTTGAGACCCGCGAAGCGCAAAATCATGCGCTTTCTATTCTGCAATTCAAACTGGATGTACTTTGGAGCATGCTGGACGCGATGCACATGGCCTATGTACATCAGCAGCCCCCTTTTCACAGTTGCCCTTTAGACGTATCGCACTGA